The proteins below are encoded in one region of Salmo salar chromosome ssa02, Ssal_v3.1, whole genome shotgun sequence:
- the LOC106575942 gene encoding glyceraldehyde-3-phosphate dehydrogenase isoform X2, translating to MVKVGVNGFGRIGRLVTRAAFHSKKGVEIVAINDPFIDLDYMVYMFKYDSTHGRFHGEVKAEGGKLVIDGHKITVFHERDPANIKWGDAGATYVVESTGVFTTIEKASTHLKGGAKRVVISAPSADAPMFVMGVNHENNASCTTNCLAPLAKVIHDNYHIIEGLMSTVHAVTATQKTVDGPSGKLWRDGRGASQNIIPASTGAAKAVGKVIPELNGKITGMAFRVPTPNVSVVDLTVRLEKPASYDAIKKVVKAAADGPMKGILGYTEQQVVSSDFNGDTHSSIFDAGAGIALNDHFVKLVTWYDNEFGYSNRVIDLMAHMATKE from the exons ATGGTGAAAGTAGGTGTCAATGG ATTCGGCCGTATCGGGCGTCTGGTGACCCGTGCTGCATTCCACTCCAAGAAGGGAGTTGAGATTGTTGCCATCAACGACCCTTTCATCGACCTGGACTACATG GTCTACATGTTCAAGTATGACTCCACCCACGGACGTTTCCATGGTGAGGTCAAGGCTGAGGGTGGCAAGCTGGTCATCGATGGACACAAAATCACTGTGTTCCATGA gAGAGACCCAGCTAACATCAAGTGGGGAGATGCTGGTGCCACCTATGTAGTTGAGTCAACAGGTGTCTTCACCACCATTGAGAAGGCCTCT acCCATCTGAAGGGTGGTGCCAAGAGGGTTGTCATCTCCGCTCCCAGCGCTGATGCACCCATGTTCGTCATGGGCGTCAACCACGAGAA CAATGCTTCATGCACAACCAACTGCCTGGCTCCCCTGGCCAAGGTCATCCACGATAACTACCACATCATTGAGGGTCTGATG agcactGTTCACGCCGTCACCGCCACCCAGAAGACTGTTGATGGTCCTTCTGGAAAGCTGTGGAGGGATGGACGTGGCGCCAGCCAGAACATCATCCCTGCCTCCACCGGAGCAGCCAAGGCTGTCGGCAAGGTCATCCCCGAGCTGAACGG CAAGATCACTGGCATGGCCTTCCGTGTCCCCACCCCCAACGTCTCAGTGGTGGACCTGACCGTCCGTCTGGAGAAGCCT GCCAGCTACGACGCCATCAAGAAGGTTGTCAAGGCTGCCGCCGATGGACCCATGAAGGGAATTCTTGGATACACGGAGCAACAGGTTGTCTCTTCAGACTTCAACGGCGACACCCACTCCTCCATCTTTGATGCCGGCGCTGGCATTGCTCTGAACGACCACTTCGtcaagctggttacatg gTATGACAACGAGTTCGGCTACAGCAACCGCGTCATTGACCTGATGGCTCACATGGCCACCAAGGAGTAa
- the LOC106575942 gene encoding glyceraldehyde-3-phosphate dehydrogenase isoform X1, producing the protein MVKVGVNGFGRIGRLVTRAAFHSKKGVEIVAINDPFIDLDYMVYMFKYDSTHGRFHGEVKAEGGKLVIDGHKITVFHERDPANIKWGDAGATYVVESTGVFTTIEKASTHLKGGAKRVVISAPSADAPMFVMGVNHEKYDNSLKVVSNASCTTNCLAPLAKVIHDNYHIIEGLMSTVHAVTATQKTVDGPSGKLWRDGRGASQNIIPASTGAAKAVGKVIPELNGKITGMAFRVPTPNVSVVDLTVRLEKPASYDAIKKVVKAAADGPMKGILGYTEQQVVSSDFNGDTHSSIFDAGAGIALNDHFVKLVTWYDNEFGYSNRVIDLMAHMATKE; encoded by the exons ATGGTGAAAGTAGGTGTCAATGG ATTCGGCCGTATCGGGCGTCTGGTGACCCGTGCTGCATTCCACTCCAAGAAGGGAGTTGAGATTGTTGCCATCAACGACCCTTTCATCGACCTGGACTACATG GTCTACATGTTCAAGTATGACTCCACCCACGGACGTTTCCATGGTGAGGTCAAGGCTGAGGGTGGCAAGCTGGTCATCGATGGACACAAAATCACTGTGTTCCATGA gAGAGACCCAGCTAACATCAAGTGGGGAGATGCTGGTGCCACCTATGTAGTTGAGTCAACAGGTGTCTTCACCACCATTGAGAAGGCCTCT acCCATCTGAAGGGTGGTGCCAAGAGGGTTGTCATCTCCGCTCCCAGCGCTGATGCACCCATGTTCGTCATGGGCGTCAACCACGAGAAGTACGATAACTCCCTCAAGGTTGTCAG CAATGCTTCATGCACAACCAACTGCCTGGCTCCCCTGGCCAAGGTCATCCACGATAACTACCACATCATTGAGGGTCTGATG agcactGTTCACGCCGTCACCGCCACCCAGAAGACTGTTGATGGTCCTTCTGGAAAGCTGTGGAGGGATGGACGTGGCGCCAGCCAGAACATCATCCCTGCCTCCACCGGAGCAGCCAAGGCTGTCGGCAAGGTCATCCCCGAGCTGAACGG CAAGATCACTGGCATGGCCTTCCGTGTCCCCACCCCCAACGTCTCAGTGGTGGACCTGACCGTCCGTCTGGAGAAGCCT GCCAGCTACGACGCCATCAAGAAGGTTGTCAAGGCTGCCGCCGATGGACCCATGAAGGGAATTCTTGGATACACGGAGCAACAGGTTGTCTCTTCAGACTTCAACGGCGACACCCACTCCTCCATCTTTGATGCCGGCGCTGGCATTGCTCTGAACGACCACTTCGtcaagctggttacatg gTATGACAACGAGTTCGGCTACAGCAACCGCGTCATTGACCTGATGGCTCACATGGCCACCAAGGAGTAa